From Vespula vulgaris chromosome 18, iyVesVulg1.1, whole genome shotgun sequence:
CCTCTGCAGTTGCTTTTTACGTTGTTTTTTTGACAGCCATATGTATTCATTTATGCTGTTGTCCTCTTCATCACTATCATGTTCTAGATTTTGTatattccttctcttctttttctttttcttttgtttagtCTGTACTACGATGTCCTCTTCATCTTGATCCGACATTAACTCATCCTCAGAAGTTATGTTttcctcttcattttctttctttatcattattgGTTCATCAAACAATTGTGGACCAGTAGCCAGGGTAATATCTTCTGTATTAGATTTTTTTGCCCAAGCATTTGGAGGAGTttgagatttttcttcttcatcggaTATTAATTCACCTTCAGAAATCTCATGTTCATTATCATAGCTGGTAGTGTTACTTATGTtaggatttaataaaaaatcaggTAATTGTGAATCAGTTGCCAACTTTACTTCATCTCCTGGAGTATTATAAGAAGTTGTTATAGTGGACATAGACTCCGAGCTCACATCACTTTCGTCTGTattttcttgaatattttGATCATCCTGTATCATAGATTGTCTCATGATAGcaacattttctttatgttttttcGAATTCTCATGATTTCCAAAAGCTTTATgcgttttaaaaattttattgcagGCTACACAGTAAAGAGTGTTATCATCaatgttattttcattttctgaGTCTTTGTCAGAAGATAACTCCTCTCCAAATTCAGCAGCCAGATTtgcttcaatatttttaagttcTGCTTCAACGTTTGAAAATTTGGACCAGTCCGATACAGTatgttcttttaaatatttttgtctttctagTAATTGCATTCTTTTGTGctcttctgtcttttttaaattttctttgacaCGTTCGGCAAGCAATGCAGCATGTGCTTGTACTCTTTTATCACGTTTTCTAATAAATGCAACCAAATTTCTAACTTgctcatttctttctcgttttgcTTTATcgcgaatttttttattttctttttcaataagtCTAAGTACTTTCCTGTTAGGTGCTTGTCGAATATCATTGGAATCTAACCAAGCAAAtgatttttttgtattgtaACTTTGCCAATAAGCATAAAATGGATGAACAACGTCTTCATAAGAACTTTGAGAATTTCCAAAATTAGGTACTTCTTCATTAGAATTACCTTCTGTAGCAAATGCAGTATCCTCTTCTATTAATTTCTCAAAAGCTGTTCTATAGACGGTATAAAAACCtttttcatcatcattataaCCTTGGAAACAACtagttgaaaaatattgaaataaatcaattgtaTCATCTTTTTGGTCTTCTTTCATATTCCTCAAAATAGcttctctatatctatcataCCATGCACGTTCAAGAGGATCGCTTAATACCTCCCATGCTTGttgaattattagaaatttttctttagcttCTTCTGGTCTATCAAGATTTTTATCTGGATGCCATCTAAGTGCTAATTTTCTATAAGCTTTTTTTAGTTCATCATCGGTGACATTTGTTGGAACACCCAACACATCATAATGACacttcattttaatattaatatttataatatcactGCGATTTCTTGAATTTAATAGTAATACTCGCAAGTAATATTATACttgtgttaatattaatatatatatatttgttatatattatttcataacgattactttcttaatttttttcttttttttttctattttattctgaCGTTaagcatatattttatattttacatttgacGTTacgcatatattttatagatataatctTACCGAATACTAGCGAACAGCAGTCAATCGTCTTTAAGAATacaagagaaaatgaattgaCTTTTGAGTCCAAATATAACAACTACAAATCTGTATAATTCTTgcacttttatcttttcatgtacgtatatgaCATTGCATGGTTGCGTTAATATTTACAGCTATATTAACGGCTACATTCAGATTATACGGTTAGAATTTTATAGCCATGAAGTTAGTTACAGATATGTCGAAGCACCAAATTATTggaacgatttttaaaatttatttggaaTTTTAGTGCGTCATGTAATTAATCTTTAGCAAAAAAAAGTATTCAGAGGTTAATCGAAAAGGTTAAGAGTTATTTAAACCatttgaatattattcaatattattataaataactaaatcTACACTCCTGGCATTATTACTCTAGGGATCTTTTGACATAGAACAGCTGATTGTACGATTTACTTGAGTGACACAATCCTCACATCAAGATGGCCGCGATCGTGAAAGTACAGTAAGGAAGGAGCGATTTTCGGCATATAAAGCCAATTTTGACGTTTGAAGTAGTTGTCACTGTTAGTCGGTGTTTCTGGTAAATATTTCtgcatttttatatgtttcattttgataaatacATGCAAAAGGTCGCAACGATATCGAAAAACATGTCAAGATCATTAGGATTGTCAGTGACATCTTGCGAATATAATATAGCAGACGTCTTCGCTGGAATTGCTTTCGATAATTCTTTAAGATTATAAACGATTATTGTTTCAATGTAATATGACAGGAAATTCTTTTCCATATGTTTATTcgattagatttattttttttaaattagacATATTAATATTGTCAATGCGAGTATGTTACGATTCCGATGAAAATACGTTATTGACTTGTCATTTATTTATCAGAGAgttatcttttttgtattatatagcCTATCTAGTTATAAATCATGTTTGTTCCcagattgttttttttttatttatttatttattcttttttttttgatagaaatTTCAGATAGAACAATAGAAGCTTactttatttgttatttttaattgttcaaccataaatgaaaatgatataaaacttaaaaatttagtaattttttattactagtaatttttattttaataaagtacTTTTTAAGTTTACATTAATTTgtacaaatttaaattaattttcagatAGAACTTCAATATGACAGCAGGTACAAGTTTAGTAGTCCCTATAGTACTATGGGGTCGAATAGCACCAACTCATTGTATTTCTTGTGTTTATTTATCACGAGACCAAAAAACTTTAGTTACGGGATGTTATGATGGTCAGATATGTTTATGGCAAGTTGATCCCGAAACGCTAAAGGTGGttatattttgtctttttataaaaagctttatttcatttatcttgaacttttttttctgtttttttttctaattcttttttttttgttttttagatGACACCacgatgtttactcgtcggtCATACCGCTCCAATAATGTGCCTAAGTCGAGCTAGTGTTATCATGGAGCAAAACTATATTGTTAGTAGCAGTGAAAGTGGAGAGATGTGTACTTGGGATTTAGTTGATGGAAAATGTCGTGAAGCAGTAAAACTTAACAATGTCCATACGCAAATGTTGCCTTATGTCTCAGCTGGAGGAGAAGACGTTAGATTATTTTGTTCTGGGTATATAATAACTtcattatatttgtttctatataaatatttaacaaatttataatattttttatcatatatgtataggtattaTCCAGAGGTTTTAGTAATGGACCCATTTAGTTTGGAAGTGCTATTCACACTAAGTTCTCGAGTGAATCCTGATTGGATTAGTGCTTTGCACGTTCTACGGCCGGCCAAACGGAAAGGTCGGTTCTACGTGCATACAAGTTAGTTACACTTCATCACACCTACGCTTATACCATACAATGCTATCTTATCTTCTACCaatcttttatcaatttatattatgcacatatttatttatttttacaaaagaaaatagaataatgaaaaatgaagcTGGTATTCTATATTGGTTTCATTTGTTTATACTGctatgttaatatttattatattagttaGACAtctgaaaattgaaaatttatcaaattgtGCATAGTACTTTTTGGTAACTCATaagtataattttgtaatgttTCTCCACTGGTTCAGTCTTTTTGAGTTCAtttatctcttatatttttatcctattatattgttttataatgtGGAAAGATCAGTATAACAAATCTTCATATTATGGTAAAAAAAGAGGTATTAAcctattatctctcttttatggTTTACTATTGCATTTCAAATTATGCAATTAATTCAGAAAAGCTTTGTGCTTTgggtataatatatagatttgaCTATGATaaaattccttttaatttagaattttttaagatGGCTAAATGTAAGGGTATTTCGCGACTTCTTTAATTCGTACATTATATAATCTAGTAttggtaatatatataatagagttggaattttaatataaattacattgtTGCAGCATGTAAATGCGAGTGGATACAATCCAGTGCTAAAGCACTGATGTTCAACGCTATATCACTTCTGTCATCAATTacttttcttaatattatatttttcacaaattatctttctctttgcgttACACTTTGTGCCATTGGTAGAAAATGAGTCAATATCACTAATCCTTGCACTATACATTAACACATACTATTCATGCTTCTTCTCATCGAACATGACATTCTACATTTTAGTCTATTGATAGTATACATTACATTTATACTGACATGCATTGACTTAATTTCTTATACTAATTTGGTATACTGTACCTATCGTAAgtatatactaataatatttatttttttatataaaacttatcTGTAAATATAGTTATTAAACTTAAGGGATTGTTGTTTTTGCTGAGATTAAATAAGCATGtcaatatcttattttttctttttctttctttctttctttctttttttttcttgtaatataCTAACATTCTAAATTAAATAAGGAGCTCGTATTATTACGCACACAAAGTAAATAGatggattattaaaaaatgccCCCTACAGatatgttaattttatttcatttgatttatcAATCAAgtctttattatttagatttatt
This genomic window contains:
- the LOC127070302 gene encoding dnaJ homolog subfamily C member 21, whose amino-acid sequence is MKCHYDVLGVPTNVTDDELKKAYRKLALRWHPDKNLDRPEEAKEKFLIIQQAWEVLSDPLERAWYDRYREAILRNMKEDQKDDTIDLFQYFSTSCFQGYNDDEKGFYTVYRTAFEKLIEEDTAFATEGNSNEEVPNFGNSQSSYEDVVHPFYAYWQSYNTKKSFAWLDSNDIRQAPNRKVLRLIEKENKKIRDKAKRERNEQVRNLVAFIRKRDKRVQAHAALLAERVKENLKKTEEHKRMQLLERQKYLKEHTVSDWSKFSNVEAELKNIEANLAAEFGEELSSDKDSENENNIDDNTLYCVACNKIFKTHKAFGNHENSKKHKENVAIMRQSMIQDDQNIQENTDESDVSSESMSTITTSYNTPGDEVKLATDSQLPDFLLNPNISNTTSYDNEHEISEGELISDEEEKSQTPPNAWAKKSNTEDITLATGPQLFDEPIMIKKENEEENITSEDELMSDQDEEDIVVQTKQKKKKKKRRNIQNLEHDSDEEDNSINEYIWLSKKQRKKQLQRKVALSKIAMNNKELPKIICAEAEEQNCSGETNESDLKDLENKKTQMTFESTDNVIKQEQISCEKNKNNKAKEAKKICSKVENDNKYKNKKDKIADVQDLAHFCVSCRAEFPSKNKLFEHLKKTGHSVYIPDALKNKKNQEHVSKSKRNLDKRNH